In the genome of Populus alba chromosome 11, ASM523922v2, whole genome shotgun sequence, one region contains:
- the LOC118040727 gene encoding protein PIN-LIKES 3, protein MGFLDLFVVALMPVLKVLLITGLGLFLALDRIDLLGANARHYMNNLVFYLFGPALVVSQLGETITFQSLSTLWFMPVNILLTFIIGSLLAWILIKITKTPPHLQGLVIGCCSAGNLGNLLLILVPAVCMESNSPFGDSTICSTNGTTYASLSMAVGAIYIWTYVYIIMRIYSDKSAEDTDTNQSISDSESYKALLLSRKNSGPSGCSKEDELPVTISEEKLTVMEKIFQPVKKLTAKINLKMVFAPATIAAICGFIIGTVSPIRTLMIGDSAPLRVIDSSASLLGEATIPCMTLIVGSNLLRGLRKSGVSVSVVAGIVAVRNIFLPIIGIGIVKAAHHLGMVESDSLYQFILLLQYALPPAMTVGVIAQLFEAGEGECSVIMLWSYALSALSLTLWSTFYMWLLQ, encoded by the exons ATGGGATTTCTTGATCTCTTTGTTGTGGCATTAATGCCAGTTCTGAAAGTACTCTTGATTACTGGACTTGGCTTGTTCTTAGCGCTAGATCGCATAGATCTCCTGGGAGCGAATGCAAGACACTACATGAATAAT CTCGTATTCTATCTGTTTGGTCCAGCGCTTGTGGTTAGCCAGCTTGGAGAGACCATTACTTTCCAAAGTTTGAGTACCTT ATGGTTTATGCCAGTAAATATCCTTCTGACATTCATAATCGGGTCTCTACTGGCTTGGATTCTcattaaaatcacaaaaactccACCGCACCTCCAAGGCCTTGTCATTGGTTGCTGTTCTGCTGGAAATCTGGGGAATCTGCTTCTGATTCTTGTTCCTGCAGTCTGCATGGAGTCAAATAGCCCATTTGGAGATTCAACTATCTGCTCCACTAATGGAACAACTTATGCTTCTCTTTCCATGGCG GTTGGAGCTATTTATATATGGACCTATGTGTATATTATTATGAGGATATATTCAGATAAGAGTGCTGAAGATACTGATACAAATCAATCCATATCAGATTCTGAAAGTTACAAAGCATTActtctttcaagaaaaaactCTGGCCCCAGTGGCTGTTCTAAGGAAGATGAACTTCCTGTAACTATTTCTGAGGAAAAA TTGACAGTTATGGAGAAGATTTTTCAGCCTGTTAAGAAACTTACAGCAAAGATCAACCTGAAGATGGTGTTTGCACCGGCAACAATTGCAGCG ATTTGTGGGTTTATAATTGGCACAGTCTCTCCAATCCGAACACTGATGATCGGGGATAGTGCTCCTCTTCGCGTGATTGATAGTTCTGCATCTTTGCTGGG AGAGGCAACAATTCCATGCATGACACTGATAGTAGGATCTAACCTTCTCAGAG GTTTAAGAAAATCAGGAGTAAGTGTATCAGTCGTTGCAGGGATTGTAGCTGTGCGAAATATTTTCTTGCCGATTATCGGCATCGGTATTGTCAAAGCGGCACATCATCTCGGCATGGTTGAATCAGACTCCTTGTATCAGTTCATCCTTCTGCTTCAATATGCACTTCCACCTGCAATGACAGTAG GGGTTATTGCACAGCTTTTCGAGGCCGGTGAAGGTGAATGTTCAGTCATTATGCTGTGGAGTTATGCTTTATCAGCACTGTCTCTTACCCTCTGGTCAACCTTTTACATGTGGCTGCTGCAGTAA